AATGTGGAATCGTAGGCTTGCCGAATGTGGGCAAATCAACTCTTTTTAACTGTCTGAGCAATGCCAAGGCGCAGTCTGCCAATTATCCGTTCTGTACCATCGAGCCCAATCTGGGAACGGTATCAGTACCGGATCAGCGGCTTTTCGAACTCGAGAAACTGGTAAATCCGGAAAGAGTGCTGCCGGCCGTGGTAGAAATTGTAGACATTGCGGGCCTTGTGAAAGGTGCGAGCAAAGGCGAAGGTTTGGGAAATCAGTTCCTGGCCAACATCCGCGAATGTGAAGCCATCATCCATGTATTAAGATGTTTCGAAAACGGCAACATCATCCACGTTGAAGGCACAGTGGACCCGATGAGAGACAAAGAGATCATCGATATCGAACTTCAGCTTAAAGATATGGAAGCGCTTGGAAAAGCGGTAGACAAGGCAAAGAAATTCATTAAATCGGGCAAGAAAGAAGATGTACTGACGTATGAAACGCTTCTTAAACTTCAGAAGTTTGTTGAAGACGGTAAAAACGCAAGAGAATTTCCTGCGGACGATTTCATGAAACCAATCATCGAAGACATTCAGCTGCTGACAAATAAACCAGTGCTTTATGTTTGTAACGTTGATGAAAATTCAATAAAGAACGGTAACGAGTGGATTGCGAAGATTGAAGAAATGGCAAAGAAAGAAAACGCTGAAGTAGTGGTTCTTGCCGCCCAGATCGAAGCTGACATTAACGAACTTGAATCATTCGAGGAAAGACAGATGTTTCTTGAAGAACTCGGTCTTGAAGAACCGGGCGTTAACCGACTGATCAGAAAAGCCTACGACCTGCTGAAACTTCAAACCTATTTCACGGCTGGCGTAAAAGAAGTCCGCGCCTGGACGATCGGGCAGGGTTGGACGGCGCCACAGGCTGCCGGCGTGATCCATACCGATTTCGAGAAAGGCTTCATCCGCGCAGAGGTCATTGGCTACGAAGATTTCAAGAATTACGGTTCTGAAGCCAAAGTGAAAGAAGCCGGAAAAATGAAAGTAGAAGGCAAAGAATATATCGTGAAAGACGGCGATGTAATGCATTTCAGGTTTAACGTGTGAAAATTTCAATTTTGATGATGATGAAGTCGCTACATTTAGTAGCGATTTTTTTTATACAACTATGAAGGTAAACTATCCGTTTCTATTGCTGCTTTTGCT
This window of the Flavobacteriaceae bacterium 3519-10 genome carries:
- a CDS encoding GTP-binding and nucleic acid-binding protein YchF; translation: MKCGIVGLPNVGKSTLFNCLSNAKAQSANYPFCTIEPNLGTVSVPDQRLFELEKLVNPERVLPAVVEIVDIAGLVKGASKGEGLGNQFLANIRECEAIIHVLRCFENGNIIHVEGTVDPMRDKEIIDIELQLKDMEALGKAVDKAKKFIKSGKKEDVLTYETLLKLQKFVEDGKNAREFPADDFMKPIIEDIQLLTNKPVLYVCNVDENSIKNGNEWIAKIEEMAKKENAEVVVLAAQIEADINELESFEERQMFLEELGLEEPGVNRLIRKAYDLLKLQTYFTAGVKEVRAWTIGQGWTAPQAAGVIHTDFEKGFIRAEVIGYEDFKNYGSEAKVKEAGKMKVEGKEYIVKDGDVMHFRFNV